One segment of Triticum aestivum cultivar Chinese Spring chromosome 2A, IWGSC CS RefSeq v2.1, whole genome shotgun sequence DNA contains the following:
- the LOC123187714 gene encoding tRNA ligase 1: MSLSLSLSHSPRRFLPLLLPAPPFAMPPRRDHGKQTHQRWKPKAAPAPAPAPAPAPSSAAVERMALAPSAAGAAQVWVPRGYATSASSSSSSAVTAAEQGGADDKLSRLIKGAAEFSVDNNTFTEAQIRATFYPKFENEKSDQETRTRMIEIVSQGLATIEVTQKHSGSLFMYAGHLGGAYAKNSFGNIFTAVGVFVLGRLFREAWGSKAPKMQAEFNDFLEKNRICISMELVTAVLGDHGQRPKDDYAVVTAVTELGHGKPQFYSTPEVISFCRKWRLPTNHVWLFSTRKSATSFFAAYDALCEEGTATPVCKALDEIADISVPGSKDHVMVQGEILEGLVARIVSRESSVQMEEVLRNFPIPSLDGGDSDLGPSLRDICAANRSDEKQQIKALLENVGSSMCPDHRDWFGYSGLEPQSRNADKSVVTHFLQAHPTDYATKKLQEMIGLMKRKNFSASFKSYWNYQKVDSLSNDNLCYKMVIHVYSDSVFRRYQQEMRKNQELWPLYRGFFVDVNLFKANNKKAAELSKDSNTLLRNINGALDSSLSSKDGLADEDSNLMVKLKFLTYKIRTFLIRNGLSTLFKDGPSAYRTYYLRQMKIWGTSASKQKELTKMLDEWAVYIRRKYQNKQLPSSTYLSEAEPFLEQYAKRSPANQALIGAAGDLVQTENFLAILDAQRDEEGDLQPERGTAPSSPTSTSLDVVSKTEGLIVFFPGIPGCAKSALCEQILNTPGGLGDNRPLHSLMGDRTKGRYWQKVADERKKKPFRITLADKNAPNEEVWRQIEDMCGMTKAAAVPVIPDSEGTDSNPFSLEALAVFMFRVLQRVNHPGNLDKSSPNAGYILLMFYNLYDGKCRREFESELYERFGSLVKMPLLKPERAPLPGDVKTILDEGMSLFRLHQSRHGRVEPSKGSYAQEWAQWEKRLRVVLSRNANYLTSIQVPFDVAVKEVLEQLKAVAKGDVKTPDTAKRRFGNIVFAAVTVPQADILSLLRKLGQNDGDVNNFLNGIKVEDNLSKAHVTLAHKRAHGVAAVASYGVYQNQEVPVSFNAFLYTDKMAALEAQLGTVNGEKIDSKNDWPHVTLWTAPGVAPKEANMLPQLFSSGQAKRVLIDPPITISGVLDFY, from the exons ATgtcgctctccctctctctctcccacagcCCCAGGCggttcctccccctcctcctccccgcccCGCCCTTCGCAATGCCTCCTCGCCGCGACCAC GGCAAGCAGACGCATCAGAGATGGAAGCCCaaggccgcccccgcccccgccccagcccccgccccggccccctcgTCCGCGGCCGTCGAGAGGATGGCCCTTGCGCCGAGCGCGGCAGGGGCGGCGCAGGTGTGGGTGCCCAGGGGCTACGCGACCtcggcgtcctcgtcctcgtcctccgcGGTCACCGCCGCCGAGCAGGGCGGCGCCGACGACAAGCTCTCCAGGCTGATCAAGGGGGCCGCGGAGTTCTCGGTGGACAACAACACCTTCACCGAGGCGCAGATCAGGGCCACCTTCTACCCCAAGTTCGAGAACGAGAAATCTGATCAGGAG ACAAGAACTCGGATGATTGAGATTGTGTCACAGGGATTAGCCACCATTGAG GTTACGCAAAAGCACTCAGGATCTCTGTTTATGTATGCTGGTCACCTTGGTGGTGCATATGCCAAGAACAGCTTTGGAAATAT CTTCACCGCCGTGGGCGTTTTTGTCCTGGGTCGCTTATTTCGTGAAGCTTGGGGCAGCAAAGCTCCTAAAATGCAAGCGGAATTCAATGATTTTCTCGAG AAAAACCGAATATGTATTTCAATGGAACTTGTGACAGCTGTATTAGGAGACCATGGGCAAAGGCCAAAGGATGATTATG CTGTGGTTACAGCTGTGACAGAATTGGGCCATGGCAAGCCTCAGTTCTATTCTACCCCAGAGGTGATTTCATTTTGTCGGAAATGGCGGCTACCAACAAATCATGTCTGGCTATTTTCCACAAG GAAATCTGCCACTTCATTCTTTGCTGCCTATGACGCTTTGTGTGAAGAGGGTACTGCCACACCTGTATGCAAAGCCCTTGATGAAATAGCTGATATATCTGTGCCAG GGTCAAAGGATCATGTAATGGTGCAGGGTGAGATTCTTGAAGGTCTGGTTGCCCGTATTGTCAGTCGTGAAAGTTCAGTTCAAATGGAAGAGGTTTTGAGGAACTTTCCAATACCTTCATTAGATGGAG GTGACTCTGATTTAGGACCAAGTTTACGAGACATATGTGCTGCTAATAGGTCAGATGAGAAGCAG CAAATTAAAGCACTTCTTGAAAATGTTGGATCTTCAATGTGTCCAGACCACCGTGATTGGTTTGGATACAGTGGTCTTGAGCCCCAGTCTCGAAATGCTGATAAATCAGTTGTCACTCATTTTTTGCAAGCACATCCCACGGACTATGCAACTAAGAAATTACAG GAGATGATTGGTCTGATGAAGCGGAAAAATTTCTCTGCATCTTTCAAATCTTACTGGAATTATCAAAAGGTTGATTCTCTTTCAAATGATAACTTGTGTTACAAGATGGTTATCCATGTGTACAGTGATTCTGTTTTTAGACGCTATCAGCAAGAGATGAG GAAAAATCAAGAGTTGTGGCCACTGTACAGAG GTTTCTTTGTTGATGTAAACCTGTTCAAGGCGAATAATAAGAAGGCTGCTGAACTTTCCAAAGACAGTAACACTTTACTGAGAAATATCAATGGTGCTTTGGATTCAAGTTTGTCAAGTAAGGATGGTCTAGCTGACGAGGATTCAAATTTGATGGTTAAACTAAAATTTCTGACTTATAAG ATAAGGACATTTTTAATTCGGAATGGCCTGTCCACCCTCTTCAAAGATGGCCCATCTGCGTATAGAACTTATTACCTGAG GCAAATGAAGATTTGGGGAACATCAGCAAGTAAGCAGAAAGAGCTCACCAAAATGTTGGACGAATG GGCTGTATACATCAGAAGAAAGTATCAAAATAAGCAGCTGCCATCCTCAACATATCTTAGCGAAGCAGAACCTTTCCTTGAACAATATGCTAAGCGTAGTCCTGCAAACCAGGCTTTGATAGGGGCTGCTGGTGACTTGGTTCAAACAGAAAATTTCTTGGCCATACTTGATGCACAGAGAGATGAAGAGGGTGACCTTCAGCCAGAACGTGGGACAGCTCCTTCTAGTCCTACGTCGACATCCCTGGACGTTGTTTCGAAAACTGAGGGCCTTATTGTCTTCTTTCCTG GTATACCTGGTTGTGCGAAATCTGCTTTATGTGAGCAAATATTAAACACGCCCGGTGGCCTTGGTGATAATCGTCCTCTTCATAGTTTGATGGGAGATCGTACTAAAG GAAGATACTGGCAAAAGGTTGCTGATGAGCGAAAAAAGAAACCATTTAGAATAACCCTCGCtgataaaaatgcaccaaacgagGAAGTCTGGCGGCAG ATTGAGGATATGTGTGGGATGACAAAGGCTGCTGCTGTTCCTGTTATTCCTGATTCTGAAG GCACCGATTCAAATCCATTCTCTCTTGAAGCTCTTGCTGTTTTCATGTTTCGTGTACTCCAACGGGTCAATCATCCG GGAAATCTGGACAAATCATCACCAAATGCTGGCTATATTTTGCTAATGTTTTACAACCTCTATGATGGCAAG TGCCGAAGAGAATTTGAAAGTGAATTATATGAGCGTTTTGGCTCTTTGGTTAAGATGCCTCTCCTGAAGCCAGAGAG AGCTCCATTGCCTGGTGATGTCAAAACTATCTTAGATGAGGGAATGAGCTTATTCAGACTGCATCAAAGCAGGCATGGGAG AGTGGAGCCATCAAAAGGTTCATATGCTCAAGAATGGGCTCAGTGGGAGAAAAGACTACGTGTGGTCTTGTCAAGGAATGCTAATTATCTTACATCCATTCAG GTTCCATTTGATGTTGCGGTGAAAGAAGTACTGGAACAGTTGAAGGCTGTTGCAAAAGGTGATGTCAAAACTCCTGATACTGCAAAGCGAAGGTTTGGGAATATCGTTTTTGCTGCAGTTACAGTACCCCAGGCAGATATATTGAGCCTTCTCCGAAAG TTGGGCCAGAATGATGGTGATGTAAACAATTTTCTCAACGGCATAAAAGTGGAGGATAACCTAAGCAAGGCTCATGTCACCCTTGCCCACAAAAGAGCCCATGGTGTAGCTGCAGTTGCTAGCTATGGAGTCTACCAGAATCAGGAAGTCCCAGTGTCGTTTAACGCCTTCCTCTACACTGATAAGATGGCTGCTCTTGAGGCACAACTTGGAACTGTAAATGGCGAGAAGATCGATTCCAAAAATGACTGGCCACATGTTACTCTTTGGACAGCCCCTGGTGTTGCACCAAAGGAAGCAAACATGCTGCCGCAGCTGTTTTCATCAGGACAAGCAAAACGTGTACTGATCGACCCTCCGATCACCATCTCAGGAGTGCTTGACTTCTACTGA